The following nucleotide sequence is from Azospirillum brasilense.
GATCTCGATCCAGGCGCCAAAGGGCCGCTGCCAGAACTCCGGCGCCTCCACGGCGCCGGCATCGCCCACCAGAAGCAGAACGGAGGCGCCGAACGCCTCCCCCGCCGGGGAGCCGGGTCGCCGGGGCGGAAGCCGAAGCGCCGCCGACAGCCGGTCCAGCCGGTCGGCCGGCACGCCCAGGCCTTGCAGGGCGGCGACGCGGGTGGGGGAGGGGACCAAGGCGGTCAGTCCTCGATCGTGACGATCTTGTTGAGCTGGGCCACGGTCAGCACGCGCTTGACCTGTCCGGCGGCGGAGCGCAGGACGAGCTGCTTGTCCGCGTTCGCCATTTCCTCCCGCGCGATCAGCAGCATGCCGATTCCCGCCGAATCGACGAATTCCAGCGTGGAAAGATCGAGCACCTGACGTTTGGCCTTGTTCTGCAGCATCT
It contains:
- a CDS encoding STAS domain-containing protein, whose product is MDYGIEDKEQETLVRLRGRLTFNDHAKLRALIREMLQNKAKRQVLDLSTLEFVDSAGIGMLLIAREEMANADKQLVLRSAAGQVKRVLTVAQLNKIVTIED